Below is a window of Candidatus Tectomicrobia bacterium DNA.
ATCTGGTCGAGATCACCCGCACCGGCGCCCGGCCGCTCCAGAAGTACCCGCTCAAGTTCATGCGGATTTAAAGAAAAGTCCGCGGACCAGGCGGCTTCTTGGCCGTCCGGCGGGAGGGGTGCGGCCCGGCGCTGGGCCGTGCATGGAGGCTGCGCGCCGCGCCCGATCCGAGGCGGACCGGGCAAGAGCCGGACAGGCAAATCCCCTAGGGAATTTCCCCCGTGCCAAATTCGTGCTTTTCCGGACTGACACTTAAAAATTAATTCTATACAATCTGTTCCGTCGCTCGCGAAGCCGAATTGGCGGTCCCACGGGGAATCGGGAAAATTCCCAGCCTCCACGCGCAAGGGAGGACCCGGCCCTGGCCAAAATACTCATAGCCGGCGACGACGGAGAATGCCCCGCCGTCCATGATCCCGAGTTCGAAGGTGTCGCACGAGCGGGTGCGCGAATGCCTGAACGCCGGGTCGAAGGACTTCATCATCAAGCCCTTCAACCTGCCGGTGCTGGTGCAGCGGGCCGTCAGGCTGATCGGGAAAAGGTGTAAGGCCCCGATCCGCTGCCGGCTTTCGGAAGCCGCCGTCTAGAATGGACGAGGGGGATCATGGACGATGAGATCCTCAAGAAAATTCTCGTCGAATATCCGTCCGGCCACGAATTCAGCCTGCGCGAACTCAAGCTGCGCTTCCGGCGGACGCCCGAGGCCGACCTCCAAAGGGTGATCTTCTCCCACCTGCACCGGAGCGACGGGGGGGCCTGCGAGACGGGCCTCCCGGTGTTCCGCCGGATCGGGGCCGACCGGTACCGCGTTCAGTTGACGGCGGAGAATATCAACCTCCTCTTCGGCGCCGGTAGCCGGACCCCCTCGCCGCCAGGGTCCATTCCCCCCATCTGAGGCGGGGCAGGGCGGACGGGTTGAGCCCGGCGCCAAGAAGCGCGGGAAGCCGCGCGGAAAAATCAGGGGCGGCCAAGCTGGCCGCCCCTGAACGTTTCCGCCGGCCGCTCAATTCGCGGGGGCGCTGTCGATCTTCTGCTTGAGGTCCTGCGCCAGGGGGGAGTTCAGCTTCACCAGCGCCTGGTAGTCCGTCATCGCGGCCTGCCGGTTCTTCAGCATGAGATAAGCCTCCGCCCGGTACTCGAGCGCGGGGGCGTAGTCCGGCTTGAGGGCGAGAGCGCGGTTGTATGCCTCGAGCGCCTCCTGGGGCTTTTCGGTCTTGCGCAGCGCGTAGCCGAGCATGTTGTAGGCGGCGTGATCCCGGGGGTTCTCCTGGACGGCCTCTTGGAACAGGCCCACCGCCGTCTCCCACTGGCCCTCGCTCACCGCCTGGCGCCCCCGGTCATAGGGCGAACCGATCGGCGCCATCGGCTTCGGGTCGGCGTCCGGAAAGGCGGCCGTCGGGAGAACGAGCGCCAGGGCGAGGGCCCAGGCGATCCACAAGCGGGGTTTCATATTCGCATTCCTCCTTGAAAGGCATGCCGCAGCGCCAGCCGGCACGGGCCGGAGCCGCGGCGCAACGAGCCGCCCCGTGGGCGGCCTGGGTCTCTGGCTTGAGAACAAGCGGCGGCGGAAAAGGGTTCCGGGGGCGTTCCCGCCCGGCCGGGCCGGAAGGGCGGCTTTCGTCCGGCCGCGGGGAATTCGCCTGGCGGGGCCGGGAGAAACTCAGGCCATCCCGCTCTGGCGCGCCACCCCGAGCCGGGTGACGGCGCGCTTGAGGGCGAGCTCGGCCCGCTCGAAATCGATGGAGTCCTGGCTGCGGCCCATCATCCGCTCCTCGGCCCGGTGGAGCGCCGCCCGGGCGCGCTGGGTGTTGATGTCCTCGGCGCGCTCTGCGACCTCGGTGAGGATGGTCACCCGGTCCGGACCGACCTCGGCGTATCCCCCGATGATGGAGAGGAAGTACCGGGCGCTCCCCGACCGGTAGGAGAGGATGCCGACGCCCAGCTGGACGAGATAGGGCGTGTGGCCGGGCAGCACCCCGAACTCGCCATGGAACCCGGGCGCGGTCACCTCGTCCGCCTCGGCCGAAATCAGCCGGCGGTGAGGGGTCACGATCTCCAGGCGCAGCGTCCCGTCGGCCATCGCCTCAGACCTTCACCCCGAGGGACTTGGCCTTCTCCTTGGCGGAATCCAGGTTGCCCACCATGTAGAAGGCCTGCTCGGGCAGGTGGTCGACGTTGCCGACGACCAGCTCATTGAAGTCCTTGATGGTGC
It encodes the following:
- a CDS encoding tetratricopeptide repeat protein, which gives rise to MKPRLWIAWALALALVLPTAAFPDADPKPMAPIGSPYDRGRQAVSEGQWETAVGLFQEAVQENPRDHAAYNMLGYALRKTEKPQEALEAYNRALALKPDYAPALEYRAEAYLMLKNRQAAMTDYQALVKLNSPLAQDLKQKIDSAPAN
- a CDS encoding F0F1 ATP synthase subunit epsilon translates to MADGTLRLEIVTPHRRLISAEADEVTAPGFHGEFGVLPGHTPYLVQLGVGILSYRSGSARYFLSIIGGYAEVGPDRVTILTEVAERAEDINTQRARAALHRAEERMMGRSQDSIDFERAELALKRAVTRLGVARQSGMA